One window of Microbacterium sp. Root61 genomic DNA carries:
- the recR gene encoding recombination mediator RecR has translation MYDGIVQELIDEFGRLPGIGPKSAQRITFHILQTPSFDVSRLAELLAEVREKVRFCEVCGNVSEQERCTICRDPRRNATFICVVEDAKDVAAIERTREFRGLYHVLGGAISPIAGIGPDDLRIRQLMQRLADGTVQEVILATNPNLEGEATATYLSRLLHTLDISVTRLASGLPVGGDLEYADEVTLGRAFEGRRAV, from the coding sequence ATGTATGACGGAATCGTCCAAGAGCTGATCGACGAGTTCGGTCGCCTGCCCGGCATCGGCCCGAAGTCGGCGCAGCGCATCACCTTCCACATCCTGCAGACACCGTCGTTCGACGTGTCGCGCCTGGCCGAACTGCTGGCCGAGGTGCGCGAGAAGGTGCGCTTCTGCGAGGTGTGCGGCAACGTCTCCGAACAGGAGCGCTGCACGATCTGCCGCGACCCGCGCCGCAACGCGACGTTCATCTGCGTGGTCGAGGACGCGAAGGATGTCGCCGCCATCGAGCGCACGCGGGAGTTCCGCGGGCTCTACCACGTGCTCGGCGGGGCCATCAGCCCGATCGCGGGCATCGGCCCCGACGACCTGCGCATCCGCCAGCTCATGCAGCGCCTGGCCGACGGCACCGTGCAGGAGGTGATCCTGGCGACCAACCCGAACCTCGAGGGCGAGGCGACCGCGACCTACCTCAGCCGGCTGCTGCACACCCTCGACATCTCGGTGACGCGCCTGGCGTCCGGCCTGCCGGTCGGCGGCGACCTGGAGTACGCCGACGAAGTCACCCTCGG